A stretch of the Mesorhizobium huakuii genome encodes the following:
- a CDS encoding diacylglycerol/lipid kinase family protein produces the protein MRTLALINQSAGAAARSGDIEKLVRDGFAKRGVDADVKLVAGHQIGEMAQGFVAERPRSGDRRVLVVGGGDGTLGSAASALAGTKVALGVLPLGTLNHFAKDLGLPIELDAAMDAIAANNRVAVDVAEVNGRVFLNNSSIGIYPFFVAKRSAEQERRGLGKLAAIGPALARTVRSASWQAVHVAAQGNRKRLLTPCVFVGNNFYDIADLGRRKSLSSHELCVYVVKQQSWFGLALLPFKIALGLIDATRDVETYRTMALQITSHRAAMLVSLDGEAISMDMPLNFRVRPAALQVLSSAKMEGN, from the coding sequence TTGAGGACTTTGGCGCTCATCAACCAAAGCGCGGGCGCTGCCGCGCGCAGCGGCGATATCGAAAAGCTCGTCCGTGATGGGTTCGCGAAACGCGGCGTAGATGCCGATGTGAAGTTAGTGGCTGGGCACCAGATTGGCGAGATGGCGCAGGGGTTCGTCGCTGAACGCCCAAGATCGGGCGATCGAAGAGTGTTGGTGGTGGGTGGTGGCGATGGTACGCTTGGAAGCGCGGCGTCGGCGCTCGCCGGGACCAAGGTAGCACTGGGCGTCCTGCCGTTAGGCACACTGAACCACTTCGCCAAGGATCTTGGTCTGCCGATCGAACTTGATGCGGCGATGGATGCGATCGCGGCGAACAATCGTGTTGCTGTCGATGTCGCCGAGGTGAACGGTCGCGTTTTCCTCAACAACTCGTCGATTGGCATCTATCCCTTCTTTGTTGCAAAACGCTCCGCCGAGCAAGAGCGGCGCGGGTTGGGAAAACTTGCAGCCATCGGTCCTGCTCTTGCAAGAACAGTGAGGTCCGCGTCCTGGCAGGCTGTCCATGTTGCCGCTCAAGGCAACCGCAAACGGCTGCTGACGCCCTGCGTGTTTGTCGGAAACAATTTCTACGACATCGCCGACCTTGGCCGTCGCAAGAGCCTGTCCTCACATGAGCTCTGCGTCTATGTCGTCAAACAGCAGTCATGGTTCGGACTGGCGTTGCTCCCATTCAAGATCGCGCTTGGTCTCATCGACGCAACTCGAGATGTGGAGACGTATCGAACAATGGCCCTCCAGATCACGTCGCATCGCGCCGCCATGCTGGTCTCGCTGGACGGTGAGGCGATTAGTATGGACATGCCCCTGAACTTTCGGGTTCGCCCAGCAGCCTTGCAGGTTCTGTCATCTGCCAAAATGGAAGGGAATTAA
- a CDS encoding LysR substrate-binding domain-containing protein, which produces MHHVDFAREDVDLAVRHGDGNWAGHDVVRLCSEQLFAVCSPKLHQRMREPSDVLKFPLLHLDDRKDWSEWLEAAGVVHAERSHGPVLNRASMVIDAAIDGQGVALARTTLAAWDLINGRLVRPFATALRLSKTYWIVCPKATSMLPKITTFRDWLLAEAADDVRRLDTLGP; this is translated from the coding sequence ATGCATCACGTCGACTTCGCAAGAGAGGACGTCGATCTTGCCGTGCGGCATGGCGATGGCAACTGGGCGGGGCATGATGTTGTCCGCCTGTGCTCCGAGCAACTGTTCGCGGTATGCAGTCCCAAACTTCACCAGCGGATGCGCGAGCCGTCCGATGTGCTGAAATTTCCGTTGCTGCATCTTGATGACCGAAAGGACTGGTCGGAATGGCTCGAGGCCGCTGGCGTGGTCCATGCCGAACGCTCCCACGGACCGGTCTTGAACCGCGCCAGCATGGTCATAGACGCCGCTATCGACGGCCAGGGCGTCGCACTCGCCCGCACCACGCTTGCGGCTTGGGACCTCATCAACGGCCGCCTCGTAAGACCGTTCGCCACGGCTCTGCGATTGTCCAAGACCTACTGGATCGTCTGCCCCAAGGCGACGTCGATGCTCCCCAAAATCACGACATTCCGCGACTGGCTGTTGGCCGAGGCCGCCGATGATGTGCGCCGCCTCGACACGCTCGGTCCATAG
- a CDS encoding metallophosphoesterase family protein: MKTLVHLSDLHFGKTDSQVVAAIAAEVRDIVPDLLVVSGDLTQRARKVEFLQARAFLDSFPAPRIVVPGNHDVPLWNVFARTFTPLSRYKRYIEADTDSFYADAEIAVVGINTARSLTIKDGRINVRQLEAAEEIFARLSDKIIRIVVTHHPFEGLDFESDDGVVGRASLAMDAFSRSGVDMILSGHQHLHRAGSSARRYLIDGYAALLVQAGTAVSSRLRQAANSFNIICVDGPEISVECRGWRSPRGGFETSARYSFRHGPDGWRLLD; encoded by the coding sequence GTGAAGACCCTCGTCCATCTCTCGGATTTGCATTTCGGAAAAACAGATAGCCAGGTCGTGGCAGCCATCGCGGCTGAGGTTCGCGACATCGTTCCCGATTTGCTCGTCGTTTCCGGGGATTTGACGCAACGTGCTCGCAAAGTTGAGTTCCTGCAGGCGCGAGCGTTCCTCGATTCCTTTCCTGCCCCTCGCATTGTGGTGCCCGGCAACCATGATGTACCGCTGTGGAATGTCTTCGCCCGTACCTTTACCCCTCTATCCCGCTACAAGCGGTATATCGAGGCGGACACGGATTCATTCTACGCGGATGCCGAAATCGCTGTTGTCGGTATCAACACTGCACGATCCCTGACGATCAAGGACGGCCGGATCAATGTCCGCCAGCTCGAGGCGGCAGAGGAAATATTCGCGCGCTTATCCGATAAAATCATCCGCATAGTGGTAACGCATCACCCGTTCGAAGGACTGGATTTCGAAAGCGATGATGGTGTCGTCGGGCGGGCCAGCCTTGCAATGGATGCCTTCTCGCGCAGTGGCGTAGACATGATCCTGTCTGGTCATCAGCATCTTCATCGCGCCGGTTCCAGCGCCAGGCGGTACCTTATCGACGGGTATGCGGCATTGCTTGTTCAGGCGGGAACAGCGGTCTCATCGCGACTCCGCCAGGCCGCAAATTCGTTCAACATCATTTGCGTCGATGGTCCGGAAATATCCGTGGAATGTCGAGGCTGGCGGTCGCCTCGGGGCGGCTTCGAAACCTCGGCGAGATATTCCTTTCGGCATGGCCCAGACGGATGGCGCCTGCTTGATTAG
- a CDS encoding phosphatase PAP2 family protein yields MRLRELTPTNERESFERRARRSLSGTAWPSATWPFAAGLVVAVLILVFGALTEEVLDGDTTVFDLAILSTLRSAADPANPIGPPWLHEAARDVTSIGSVVFLGFVLLAGVGYLLLIHKRALAILMAVSVVGGELLSTILKKSFDRPRPDIPHVTQVFTASFPSGHAMLSAITFLTVGALLARANADPRVKVYFMGLAVFLTVAVGVSRVYLAVHYPTDVLAGWCIGSGWAILCWTAASWFQPTRVNQELEP; encoded by the coding sequence GTGCGCTTGCGTGAATTAACCCCAACCAATGAGCGCGAATCCTTCGAGCGTCGCGCCCGTCGTTCGCTGTCCGGCACGGCATGGCCCAGCGCGACTTGGCCGTTTGCGGCGGGGCTGGTTGTTGCAGTCCTCATACTCGTGTTCGGCGCGCTTACTGAAGAAGTCCTGGACGGCGACACCACCGTGTTCGATCTTGCCATCCTCTCGACCTTGCGTAGCGCAGCCGATCCGGCCAATCCGATTGGACCGCCGTGGCTTCACGAAGCCGCCCGAGATGTGACATCCATCGGCAGCGTGGTGTTTCTTGGATTCGTGCTGCTGGCAGGGGTCGGCTATCTCCTTCTTATCCATAAGCGGGCTCTCGCGATCTTGATGGCTGTTTCGGTGGTCGGCGGCGAACTGCTCAGCACGATCCTCAAGAAGAGCTTTGATCGGCCCAGGCCCGATATTCCTCACGTCACCCAAGTGTTCACCGCGAGCTTCCCGAGCGGACACGCAATGCTTTCAGCGATCACCTTCCTCACAGTGGGTGCCCTGCTTGCTCGTGCCAACGCGGACCCACGCGTCAAGGTGTATTTCATGGGGCTCGCCGTCTTCCTGACGGTCGCTGTTGGCGTAAGCCGTGTCTATCTCGCGGTCCATTATCCCACGGATGTGCTCGCGGGATGGTGCATCGGTTCTGGCTGGGCAATCTTGTGTTGGACGGCCGCGTCGTGGTTTCAGCCGACCAGAGTCAATCAGGAGCTCGAACCTTGA
- a CDS encoding YMGG-like glycine zipper-containing protein: protein MKKTLLILSILIPLAACSRTEQGAAVGGLGGAAIGAAVAGDPVQGAVVGGAVGAIAGAVIGHASEAGQCRYRDRHGRVYVARCPDGY from the coding sequence ATGAAGAAGACGCTGCTCATTTTGAGTATACTCATTCCGCTCGCCGCATGCTCCCGCACAGAACAAGGTGCTGCCGTCGGCGGCTTGGGCGGCGCAGCTATTGGCGCAGCCGTGGCCGGCGACCCGGTGCAAGGAGCGGTTGTTGGCGGGGCGGTCGGAGCAATAGCCGGGGCGGTCATCGGGCACGCCAGCGAAGCCGGTCAGTGCAGATATCGCGATCGGCATGGCCGGGTTTACGTTGCACGGTGCCCGGACGGATACTGA